From the Primulina tabacum isolate GXHZ01 chromosome 3, ASM2559414v2, whole genome shotgun sequence genome, one window contains:
- the LOC142540844 gene encoding LOW QUALITY PROTEIN: benzaldehyde dehydrogenase, mitochondrial-like (The sequence of the model RefSeq protein was modified relative to this genomic sequence to represent the inferred CDS: deleted 1 base in 1 codon), protein MAALRISPFFSRSIHTFLGRKYGLGRSMPRFSTAAVLDEPIAPPVQINYTKLLINGKFVDSASGKTFPTLDPRTGEVIAHVAEGDAEDINRAVSAARKAFDEGPWPKMSAYERSRIILRFADLVEKHMEEIAQLETWDNGKPYEQALKVELPMFVRLFHYYAGWADKIHGLTVPADGPYHVQTLHEPIGVAGQIIPWNFPLLMFAWKVGPALACGNTIVLKTAEQTPLTALYVAKLFQEAGLPDGVLNIVSGYGPTAGAALASHMDVDKLAFTGSTETGKVVLELSAKSNLKSVTLELGGKSPFIIFEDADINKAVELAHFALFFNQGQCCCAGSRTFVHERVYDEFIEKAKARAMKRSVGDPFKKGIEQGPQIDSEQFSKVLKYIKSGIDCNATLECGGERVGSKGYFVQPTVFSNVQDDMLIAKDEIFGPVQTISKFKSIEEVLKRANATQYGLAAGVFTQNLETANTLSRGLRAGTIWINCYDVFDAAIPFGGYKMSGIGREKGIYSLHNYLQVKAVVSPLKNPAWL, encoded by the exons ATGGCAGCTCTCAGAATATCACCCTTTTTCTCTCGTTCTATCCATACTTTTCTCG GTAGAAAATATGGCTTGGGGCGGAGTATGCCCAGGTTTAGTACTGCTGCGGTTCTAGACGAACCAATAGCTCCACCTGTTCAGATAAACTACACCAAGCTTCTGATCAATGGAAAGTTTGTTGATTCAGCATCAG GAAAAACATTTCCGACACTCGACCCCCGTACTGGAGAAGTCATAGCACATGTTGCCGAAGGAGACGCAGAAGATATTAACCGAGCAGTATCTGCTGCTCGTAAGGCATTTGACGAAGGGCCGTGGCCAAAAATGAGTGCCTAT GAAAGGTCACGTATAATCTTGAGATTTGCCGATTTAGTTGAAAAACACATGGAAGAAATTGCTCAGCTCGAGACCTGGGACAATGGCAAGCCATATGAGCAAGCTCTTAAAGTTGAACTTCCAATGTTTGTGAGGCTATTTCATTATTATGCgg GCTGGGCGGATAAGATTCATGGATTAACAGTTCCGGCAGATGGACCGTACCATGTGCAAACTTTGCATGAACCAATTGGTGTAGCGGGTCAAATTATACCTTGGAACTTTCCTCTTCTTATGTTTGCTTGGAAAGTTGGTCCAGCTTTGGCGTGTGGAAATACTATCGTTTTGAAGACTGCAGAGCAAACCCCGCTGACTGCTCTGTACGTTGCCAAATTATTCCAAGAG GCTGGTCTTCCTGATGGTGTTCTAAATATAGTCTCTGGGTATGGTCCGACCGCAGGTGCTGCTCTTGCAAGTCACATGGATGTGGATAAG CTTGCTTTCACGGGATCAACTGAAACAGGTAAGGTCGTACTCGAGTTGTCTGCGAAAAGCAATCTTAAATCAGTAACTCTTGAACTTGGAGGCAAATCACCATTCATCATATTTGAGGATGCTGATATCAATAAGGCAGTAGAGCTAGCACATTTTGCTCTGTTTTTTAATCAG GGTCAATGTTGCTGTGCCGGTTCTCGTACATTTGTCCATGAACGAGTGTACGATGAATTCATCGAGAAGGCAAAGGCTCGTGCAATGAAACGTTCGGTT GGTGATCCCTTCAAGAAAGGAATAGAACAAGGTCCACAG ATTGACTCGGAACAGTTCTCAAAGGTTCTTAAGTACATAAAATCCGGAATTGATTGCAACGCTACATTAGAATGTGGAGGCGAAAGAGTTGGGTCGAAAGGTTACTTCGTTCAACCCACTGTATTTTCAAATGTTCAG GACGATATGCTGATAGCCAAAGACGAGATTTTTGGCCCAGTTCAGACCATCTCCAAATTCAA GAGCATCGAAGAAGTGTTGAAGAGAGCCAACGCGACACAGTATGGCCTAGCAGCAGGCGTTTTCACGCAAAATCTCGAAACAGCCAACACTTTGTCAAGAGGATTAAGGGCTGGTACTATCTGGATTAACTGCTACGACGTATTCGATGCTGCGATTCCATTTGGTGGGTACAAGATGAGCGGCATAGGCAGGGAGAAGGGAATCTACAGCCTTCACAACTATTTACAGGTGAAAGCTGTTGTTTCTCCCCTGAAGAACCCAGCGTGGCTGTAG